The Deinococcus planocerae genome has a segment encoding these proteins:
- a CDS encoding helix-turn-helix domain-containing protein, producing MATEGRRGVGTGLKGDQSASRTPISADFGRQIRESRVRQGISQEELAARAQLDRTFVGRVERGEFRITLENADALAQACGEVLWEVLKLCAEECVDEVVEP from the coding sequence ATGGCCACTGAAGGCAGACGTGGCGTAGGAACCGGGCTAAAGGGAGACCAATCAGCTTCGAGAACGCCGATCTCCGCCGACTTTGGCCGTCAGATCAGAGAAAGCAGAGTGCGGCAGGGCATCTCACAGGAGGAGTTAGCCGCTCGGGCACAATTGGACCGTACGTTCGTCGGACGTGTCGAGCGTGGGGAATTTCGGATCACGCTTGAAAACGCGGATGCACTGGCGCAGGCGTGCGGAGAAGTTCTGTGGGAGGTGTTGAAGCTCTGTGCCGAAGAGTGCGTCGACGAGGTGGTAGAGCCGTGA
- a CDS encoding DNA-methyltransferase, whose translation MLVKAKAMGPGRLRVPTSLDPKAIVGDARAVGRKVEKGKVDLIVTSPPYWLKRDYGHEQQLGQERRASEFVDTLVDVVDSWRPLLRPHGSLFINLGDSVRDGVMVGITTMFESAMVGRGWSVSSRILWAKTHGLPDPHGRLPQRYEFIFQFSQGRPFVDAFAYGQEFDLSEGNIWNIRAELNRSEHVAPFPRELPRRAILLACPERVCAACGKPLARQLERGLTLNSDRKQSVKAMERWTASGLTDAHLRAIRATGICDAGKARKVQNGAGGNTKEVARLAEEAKAALGGYFREFTFALQEQVGWQPCSCGEPVDSYVPGLVLDPFMGTGTTLRVARELGRRSMGIDLKPMMLAEA comes from the coding sequence ATGTTGGTCAAAGCGAAGGCGATGGGGCCGGGACGGCTCAGAGTACCAACTTCGCTCGATCCCAAGGCCATCGTCGGCGATGCTCGCGCAGTTGGGCGGAAGGTGGAGAAGGGCAAGGTCGATCTGATCGTGACGTCGCCGCCCTACTGGCTCAAGCGCGACTATGGGCATGAGCAGCAGCTGGGGCAGGAGCGCAGAGCCAGCGAGTTCGTGGATACATTGGTGGATGTGGTCGACTCGTGGCGGCCCCTGCTGCGACCCCATGGATCGCTCTTCATCAACCTCGGCGACTCGGTTCGCGATGGTGTCATGGTCGGGATTACCACCATGTTTGAGTCGGCGATGGTGGGGCGCGGCTGGTCGGTGAGTTCCCGCATCCTCTGGGCCAAGACCCACGGTCTGCCAGATCCGCATGGCCGGCTGCCCCAGAGGTACGAGTTCATCTTCCAGTTCAGCCAGGGGCGGCCCTTCGTGGATGCCTTCGCCTACGGGCAGGAGTTCGACCTGTCCGAAGGCAACATCTGGAACATCCGCGCAGAGCTGAACCGCAGCGAGCATGTCGCGCCTTTTCCCAGGGAGCTACCGCGTCGAGCGATCCTGCTGGCCTGTCCTGAGCGGGTGTGTGCGGCTTGCGGGAAGCCGCTGGCTCGGCAGCTGGAGCGCGGCCTTACGCTTAACTCAGATCGCAAGCAGTCAGTGAAGGCCATGGAGCGCTGGACGGCGAGTGGGTTGACGGACGCGCATCTGCGGGCGATCAGGGCGACTGGCATCTGCGATGCGGGCAAGGCGCGCAAGGTGCAGAACGGAGCAGGCGGTAACACCAAGGAAGTCGCCCGTCTGGCCGAAGAGGCGAAGGCAGCCCTCGGTGGCTATTTCAGGGAATTCACCTTCGCCCTCCAGGAGCAGGTCGGTTGGCAGCCCTGTAGCTGCGGTGAACCCGTAGACTCTTACGTTCCCGGCCTCGTCCTCGACCCCTTCATGGGGACGGGAACGACCTTGAGGGTGGCCCGGGAACTGGGCAGGCGCAGCATGGGGATTGACCTGAAACCGATGATGCTGGCAGAAGCATAA